From the Jilunia laotingensis genome, the window ATACAATTCATTGACTATTGCCCAATATCTCCATGATGAAATAGCCAAAATGGCTCCGTTCGTTAACTATGCTAAAGATGTCGTGAATCCATTATTTATATGGTACATGAAACCGGAATATGCTAAAAATGCGAAATGGACTTTATATGACCTGCAAGACAAGCTGGCTCAGAGTGGATGGATGGTTCCTGCATATACATTGCCGAACAACCTGGAAAATTACGTAGTAATGCGTATTGTAGTTCGCCAAGGATTCAGCCGCGACATGGCAGACATGTTGCTGGGCGACATCAAGAACGCAATTGCCGAATTTGAAAAGCTGGAATACCCGACCACTACCCGTATTGCCCAAGACAAGAACCTGCCGGTAGCTACGAAAGTATTCAACCACACGGGTAAGCCACAGGCTGCTAAAAAATAAATTTATTTGCCATTAGACAATTTACGGTTTACGATTGGATGTATTCTTTAGTTTTTAGTTACTCTCTTAAAGTTAATCGAAAATATTTCAATCGTAAATTGTAAAGTGTCTGATCCTAAATCTAAAAAGAATCTATATGAATAATAAAATCTCTGTTTCGCAAATCAAAGAAGCCGTTCAACAAGCTTACGAACAGGTTAAAGGCGATACCGGTGGCAATAATGCCAACTATATCCCCTACTTGGCCAATATTGACAAGAATCTATTCGGTATAAGTGTTTGTCTGTTGAACGGTGAAAAATTCAATGTTGGCGATTATAATTATCGTTTCGGCATCGAATCCGTTTCAAAAGTACCCACAGCCATTTTAATCCTACGTCAATACGGTGCTAAAAAGGTATTGGATATGATTGGTGCCGATGCTACCGGGTTGCCTTTCAACTCTATCATGGCCATCCTTCTGGAAAATGACCATCCTTCTACTCCATTGGTAAATGCAGGAGCCATCTCTGCCTGTTCCATGGTACAGCCGATAGGCGATTCTACTAAAAAATGGAATGCGATTGTAGAAAACATCACCGATCTTTGCAACGATGCTCCGCAACTGATTGATGAATTATACAAATCCGAATCGGCAACGAACTTCAACAACCGCAGTATTGCTTGGTTATTGAAGAACTATAACCGTATTTATGATGATCCCGATATGTCGCTTGACCTTTACACGCGTCAATGCTCACTGGGTGTTACATCCGAAATGTTATCCGTAGCTGCTGCTACAATAGCTAACAGTGGTACAAATCCCGTTTCAAAGAAACAGGTATTTGCTGCCGAATTAGCACCGAAAATCACCTCCATGATTGCTTCTGTAGGTTTCTATCAGCATACGGGCGACTGGATGTATACTTCCGGAATACCTGCTAAGACAGGTGTAGGCGGTGGCGTGATGGGAGTCTTCCCCGGAGTATTGGGCATCTCCGCATTTGCTCCTCCTTTGGATAATGCAGGCAATTCAGTGAAGGCACAATTGGCCATCAAATTTATAATGAATAAGCTGGGGTTGAATGTATTCAACGGCGAGCAAATTAGTGTAGTTGAATAAAAATTCTGTCCTTTTTCGTAGAGAGGTTATTACCGGTCAAAGGGTAGTGACCTCTCTTTTTTATACGGGAATCGTATGACTATTGCCTTTATGCAAAGAGCATATCTGCTAATTGTATAACTGTGTTTTTTATTGCAGTCGATTCTGACGACCTACTGCCTACGTGTGAATTAGATGCAATAACTATTACATCACTGTAAACGCATTAAAGCACCACTTTATCCGGGTTAAAGTATCGCTTTATCAGGATTAAAGCACTGCTTTATCGGCATTAAAGCAACGCTTTATCGGTGATAAAGTAATAGCACAAGCTATGCGCGAGCATCACAGGAGAATGATTTACTATGATCCGCGCTGACCAGCAGCCTAGTTCGCAGGCTGTTGCTGTTTAGCTGTTTTTTCCGATTCAGCTTCCATCTGTTGATAATATGCTTCTCTTTCTTTATTCTTTTTCTGGATAAGGCTCGTCATGTAAACCGTAAAGATGGGGAACATCATCATGCCCAATGCCGCCAACAAAACAGACAGGACACGTCCCGTCACCGTCACCGCTATTATATTCGATCCCACAGTAGTCACATCCATAAAAGCCCACCACAGTGCATCTCCATATCCTACAACCAACGGATTCACTTTATGCTCTAACACAAAGAAAGCCAGACTTGCAAAATAAACTGTTGCCAGTAGCATCGTCAGGTAGGAGACAAAAAGACTGGATGCCCTATTATATGTCAGCCAACCTACTACGATTGCCATCGCATAGCCTCCCCGTACCAAAGGTACGAAACGCAACATATAAGTAATCTCTGGTGAAAACGTCCAACCGAAATAAGCAATTATATTTTGATAAGGAATGGCAACTAATAAGAAGATGAAATGTGTACTGAAATACCTCAATTTGTCTTTCGAAAGAAAAAGTTCAAGCAGGAAATCGAATAGAAACAGGATACAAATCCATAATTGTACTTTCATATACAAGGACTGAGTATAAAATGGAATGCCTTTGAAAGTATCCACAGAAATACTAATCACAAGGAACAGCGAAAGCAAAAGGATAATAACATGCAATACACCGTAAATACCCCTTTTACGTAAAGCAAAATCCGATAGAGCCATATTCATAAGATTTTTTATATTAAGTTATACATCTGACTTCCCAAAGAGATGAAGTAAAAACAACCTCGGTATAGCCTTTGTTTACCTGACTACGAATGTTAATTAACCAAGTTTGACTGTCACCCCCGAAAACATCTTTACTTAAATGTTGTTATAAATCAGACTTAAAAATATTTTTCACTTAAAACCTTAACTTATGGCAAATATTAAACAAGCAGTGAAGCTAGGAGTTTTCACCCTGGCAATCATGAATGTTACGGCAGTTGTATCCCTGCGTGGACTTCCTGCCGAGGCCGTTTATGGAATGAGTTCGGCCTTCTATTATCTATTTGCAGCCATTGTCTTTTTAATTCCGACATCACTCGTTGCAGCGGAATTGGCTGCCATGTTTCAAGACAAACAAGGTGGTGTGTTCCGTTGGGTAGGCGAAGCCTATGGAAAGAAACTAGGCTTCCTTGCTATCTGGCTACAATGGATCGAAAGTACGATATGGTATCCTACAGTGCTTACATTCGGTGCTGTATCTATCGCTTTCATAGGTACTAACGATGCTCACGACATGTCGCTGGCAAGCAACAAAGTTTATACACTGGTCGTGGTGCTTATCATTTATTGGTTAGCTACCTTCATCTC encodes:
- the glsA gene encoding glutaminase A, with the translated sequence MNNKISVSQIKEAVQQAYEQVKGDTGGNNANYIPYLANIDKNLFGISVCLLNGEKFNVGDYNYRFGIESVSKVPTAILILRQYGAKKVLDMIGADATGLPFNSIMAILLENDHPSTPLVNAGAISACSMVQPIGDSTKKWNAIVENITDLCNDAPQLIDELYKSESATNFNNRSIAWLLKNYNRIYDDPDMSLDLYTRQCSLGVTSEMLSVAAATIANSGTNPVSKKQVFAAELAPKITSMIASVGFYQHTGDWMYTSGIPAKTGVGGGVMGVFPGVLGISAFAPPLDNAGNSVKAQLAIKFIMNKLGLNVFNGEQISVVE
- a CDS encoding potassium channel family protein; the encoded protein is MNMALSDFALRKRGIYGVLHVIILLLSLFLVISISVDTFKGIPFYTQSLYMKVQLWICILFLFDFLLELFLSKDKLRYFSTHFIFLLVAIPYQNIIAYFGWTFSPEITYMLRFVPLVRGGYAMAIVVGWLTYNRASSLFVSYLTMLLATVYFASLAFFVLEHKVNPLVVGYGDALWWAFMDVTTVGSNIIAVTVTGRVLSVLLAALGMMMFPIFTVYMTSLIQKKNKEREAYYQQMEAESEKTAKQQQPAN